From a single Dendropsophus ebraccatus isolate aDenEbr1 chromosome 8, aDenEbr1.pat, whole genome shotgun sequence genomic region:
- the ITGB3BP gene encoding centromere protein R has translation MPAKRSLRLEVPETNKNEKTKATARYDPSSYSPLTGTRQISPSSASKRRAVADARERRKQHDAGTKAAETESSSRGQTSPKEKDQILELFSKIEGSLDEFLQMRQRLRSLQAAGGSRELENLLGRDYGTLDLKTELQKTKVLICEVRKRKNRQHVG, from the exons AGCCAAGAGATCGCTACGCCTGGAAGTTCCTGAGACCAACAAG AATGAGAAGACAAAGGCGACTGCAAGATATGACCCCAGCTCATACTCACCCCTTACTGGGACCCGTCAGATCAGCCCCTCATCGGCCTCCAAGCGCCGGGCAGTGGCAGATGCCAGAGAGCGGAGGAAACAGC ATGACGCCGGCACCAAGGCTGCAGAAACGGAGTCATCCAGCAGAGGTCAGACCTCTCCAAAAGAAAAGGACCA aaTTTTAGAGCTGTTCTCAAAAATCGAAGGATCGCTGGATGAATTTTTGCAAATGAGGCAACGTCTAAGAAGCCTACAG gctgcagggggcagcagagagctggaaAACCTTCTTGGAAGAGATTACGGAACGTTAGATCTTAAGACGGAACTACAGAAAACGAAAGTTTTGA TTTGTGAAGTGCGAAAAAGGAAGAATCGTCAGCATGTCGGATGA